The Cellulomonas shaoxiangyii sequence TGCTCACGGGCCGGCCGCAGGACGCGTGGCTCGCGTCGTGGTCGAACGCGGACGCGGTCGTCAGCCGCCCGCTCGACCCGGTGGTCCTGCACGACGCCGTGGAGCAGCTCGTGCGCGCCGGCACCCCCGCCTGATGGCCGCGGCGACCACCTGGCCGGACCTGCTCACGTCCCTCGTGCGGGGCGAGGACCTCATCAGCGCGCACACCGCCTGGGCGATGGACCGGATCATGAGCGGCGAGGCGTCGCCGTCGCAGGTCGCCGGGTTCCTCATCGCGCTGCGCGGCAAGGGGGAGACCGCCGAGGAGCTCGCCGGACTGGCCGACGCGATGCTGGCCCACGCGCGCCGCTTCGAGGTCCCCGGTCGTGCCGTCGACGTCGTCGGCACCGGTGGTGACCGCCTGCACACCGTCAACATCTCGACGATGGCGTCGATCGTCGTCGCTGGGGCGGGCCTGACGGTCGTGAAGCACGGCAACCGGGCGGCGTCGTCGTCGACCGGCACGGCGGACGTCCTCGAGGAGCTCGGCATCCGGCTCGACCTGCCGCTCGAGCGGGTGGCCGCCCTGGCGACCGAGGTGGGCATCACCTTCTGCTTCGCCGGTGCGTTCCACCCGTCCATGCGGCACGCGGCGGTGCCGCGCCGGGACCTCGGCATCGCGACCGCGTTCAACTTCCTCGGCCCGCTCACGAACCCGGCGCAGCCCTCCGCCAGCGCGATCGGCGTCGCGGACGCGCGGATGGCCCCCCTCGTGGCCGGCGTGCTGGCGCGCCGCGGGCGTGACGCCCTGGTGTTCCGCGGTGAGGCAGACGGCCTCGACGAGGTGGCCACCACGGGGCCGACGCGCTTCTGGGAGGTCCGGGAGGGCGCCGTCCGCGAGGAGCTCGTGGACTGGGCGGAGGTCGGCGTGGCACCGGTGACGGTGGACCAGCTGCGGGGCGGCGACGCGGCAGCGAACGCCGACGTCGTCCGCGCGCTCGTCGGCGGTGCGCGGGGGCCGGTGCGCGAGACCGTCGTCCTCAACGCGGCGGCCGCGTTCGTCGCCGACGGCACCCGGCCGGGCACCGGCGACGGAGCGCTCGTCGACCGTCTCCTGGCCGGCCGGACGATCGCCGAGGAGGCGATCGACGACGGCCGCGCGGCCGACCTGCTCGCGCGCTGGAAGGCGGCGGCCGCGGCCTGACCCGGCGGCGGTGCTCAGTCCTCGAGGCCGAGCGCGAACGCCTCCTCGAGGTCGTGCCGGGAGTAGGCGCGGAAGGCGATGTACGTCTGCGTCCGCAGCACGCCGGGGACCTTGCTGACGCGGCTGGCGATGACGTCGGCCAGCGTCTCGTGCTCGCGCACCCGCACGAGCGCGATCAGGTCCACCTCGCCGGTCACCGAGTAGACCTCGCTGACGCCCTCGATCTCGGCGATCTGTGCCGCGACCTCGGGGATGGCGGCGGCGTCGCAGTCGATGTGCACGATGGCGGTGAGCATGGCAGCCATCATGCCGTGCGCCGGGCGCCCTGCGCGGGGACGTCGGGGCCGGCGGGTGCGCTCGGTGCGCCCGCACCGGGACGCGCGGGCGGGACGTCGTCGAGGAGCGGCGGGCGCGGCAGCAGGAGGTCGACCGCGACGGCCGCCACCGCGTCGCGCACGGACTGCGCGGACCGCACCGGGGACGCCCACTCGCCGCTGATCTCGACGAGCCGCACGCCCGGCTGCTCGAGCCACGCGAGGACGAGGTCGGTCTCCTCCGGGTGCGCCGCCGTCGCGGGGGCCGTGGGTGCGGCGACGTGCTCCCCGGTCGCGCGGAGGGTCGCCACGACGGGCCGCGGGTCCGTGCGGCGGTCCACCCGTACCGTGCCGGCCAGGCGGCCGTGCCGGACGAGCACCAGCTCCCACCCGCCGTCGTCGGTCCGGCGGGCGGCGACGAGCTCGGCGCAGCGCGCCAGCGGCGCGTGCCGCTGCGTGCGGGCGGCGCCGCGCGCGAAGGCGAGCAGGCGGTCGCGCACGGTCGCGGCCTCCTCGAACCGCTCCTGCGCGACGAGCGTGCGGATGCGGGCCGCGTGGGCGGCGACGACCTCACCGGGGTCGCCCGCCATGGCGGCGCGCACCTGGTCGGCGACGGTGCCGTAGTCCGCGTGGTCCTGGCCGCCGGTGCACGGCGCGCCGCAGCGCCCCAGCTCCGCCAGCACGCAGGCATGGGCGCCGGCGGCCGGCAGGAGCGGCAGCCGGCGCGTGCACCGGCGGACGGCGAACGTCTCGTGCAGCGCCTCCACGGCGAGCTGCGCCGACGCCTGGGACGCGAACGGGCCGATGTGGGCGGTGCCGGACCGCACGTCGCGCACCACCGACAGGCGGGGGTAGGCCTCGTCCGTCAGGCGCACCCAGGGCATGCGCTCCGGGGCGCGCGAACGCCGGTTGTACCTCGGGGCGTGCTCGGCGATG is a genomic window containing:
- a CDS encoding Lrp/AsnC family transcriptional regulator codes for the protein MLTAIVHIDCDAAAIPEVAAQIAEIEGVSEVYSVTGEVDLIALVRVREHETLADVIASRVSKVPGVLRTQTYIAFRAYSRHDLEEAFALGLED
- a CDS encoding DEDD exonuclease domain-containing protein, whose protein sequence is MPSVRRLRPVWAETPGTVPPPPGAPAPAAVAVQPGLDELGTPLADVTFVVVDLETTGGRAGTDAITEIGAVKVRGGEVLGEFQTLVDPGGPVPPFIQVLTGITTSMLVGAPRIEEVLPSFLEFARGAVLVAHNAPFDVGFLRAAAARCERAWPGFQVVDTVRLARRVVLRDEAPNHKLSTLAALFRAEVAPNHRALSDARATVDVLHALLGRLAPLGVTHLEDLADAADPVPSDVRRRSTLADGLPDAPGVYLFRGPREEVLYVGTSTTSLRKRVRSYFTSAEKRGRMTEMVRLAVRVDPVVCATPLEARVRELRLIAEHAPRYNRRSRAPERMPWVRLTDEAYPRLSVVRDVRSGTAHIGPFASQASAQLAVEALHETFAVRRCTRRLPLLPAAGAHACVLAELGRCGAPCTGGQDHADYGTVADQVRAAMAGDPGEVVAAHAARIRTLVAQERFEEAATVRDRLLAFARGAARTQRHAPLARCAELVAARRTDDGGWELVLVRHGRLAGTVRVDRRTDPRPVVATLRATGEHVAAPTAPATAAHPEETDLVLAWLEQPGVRLVEISGEWASPVRSAQSVRDAVAAVAVDLLLPRPPLLDDVPPARPGAGAPSAPAGPDVPAQGARRTA
- the trpD gene encoding anthranilate phosphoribosyltransferase; protein product: MAAATTWPDLLTSLVRGEDLISAHTAWAMDRIMSGEASPSQVAGFLIALRGKGETAEELAGLADAMLAHARRFEVPGRAVDVVGTGGDRLHTVNISTMASIVVAGAGLTVVKHGNRAASSSTGTADVLEELGIRLDLPLERVAALATEVGITFCFAGAFHPSMRHAAVPRRDLGIATAFNFLGPLTNPAQPSASAIGVADARMAPLVAGVLARRGRDALVFRGEADGLDEVATTGPTRFWEVREGAVREELVDWAEVGVAPVTVDQLRGGDAAANADVVRALVGGARGPVRETVVLNAAAAFVADGTRPGTGDGALVDRLLAGRTIAEEAIDDGRAADLLARWKAAAAA